The Miscanthus floridulus cultivar M001 chromosome 17, ASM1932011v1, whole genome shotgun sequence genome has a window encoding:
- the LOC136515930 gene encoding uncharacterized protein, with protein MDLWLSARVSGAELGARPPPPPPRPRPPAPDVDRARLRAPRRGTRPPAPAAPRARSGPRPPRRARPPAPRAAPAAPLARPRPPAPSPRRARPVRAAAAPAAEPAPLPPLPRPSPHRAAPGPSEPLLLRRPSPRRCLRSLA; from the exons atggaccttTGGCTcagcgccagagtgagtggcgccgagctcggcgccaga cccccgccgccgccgccccgcccaCGCCCGCCCGCGCCCGACGTCGACCGCGCCCGCCTGCGCGCGCCACGCCGCGGcacccgcccgcccgcgcccgccgcgccgcgcgcccgcaGCGGCCCGcgccccccgcgccgcgcgcgcccgcccgcgccgcgtgccgcgcccgccgcgccacTCGCCCGCCCGCGGCCGCCTGCGCCGAGCCCGCGCCGCGCCAGGCCCGTCCGAgccgctgctgctccggcggccgagcccgcgccgctacctccgctccctcgcccgagcccgcaccgcgccgcGCCGGGCCCGTCCGAgccgctgctgctccggcggccgagcccgcgccgctgcctccgctccctcgcctga
- the LOC136517103 gene encoding myb family transcription factor PHL7-like, producing MMYHTKNFSVPFAPQRTQNNEHASNIGGIGGPNVSNPANPVGSGKQRLRWTSDLHNRFVDAIAQLGGPDRATPKGVLTVMGVPGITIYHVKSHLQKYRLAKYIPESPAEGSKDEKKDSSDSLSNTDSAPGLQINEALKMQMEVQKRLHEQLEVQRQLQLRIEAQGRYLQMIIEEQQKLGGSIKASEDQKLSDSPPSLDDYPEMQPSPKKPRIDALSPDSERDRTQPEFESHLIGPWDQEICGKNICGVAFPVEEFKADPGMSKS from the exons ATGATGTATCATACGAAGAATTTTTCTGTGCCCTTTGCTCCGCAGAGGACACAGAATAATGAACATGCAAGTAATATTGGAGGTATTGGTGGACCCAACGTAAGCAACCCTGCTAATCCTGTAGGAAGTGGGAAACAACGCCTACGATGGACATCAGATCTTCATAATCGCTTTGTGGATGCCATCGCCCAGCTTGGTGGACCAGATA GAGCTACACCTAAAGGGGTTCTCACTGTGATGGGTGTACCAGGGATCACAATTTATCATGTGAAGAGCCATTTGCAG AAGTATCGCCTTGCAAAGTATATACCGGAATCTCCTGCTGAAG GTTCCAAGGACGAAAAGAAAGATTCGAGTGATTCCCTCTCGAACACGGATTCTGCACC AGGATTGCAAATCAATGAGGCACTAAAGATGCAAATGGAGGTTCAGAAGCGGCTACATGAGCAACTTGAG GTTCAAAGACAACTGCAACTAAGAATTGAAGCACAAGGGAGATACTTGCAGATGATCATTGAGGAGCAACAAAAGCTTGGTGGATCAATTAAAGCTTCTGAGGATCAGAAGCTTTCGGATTCACCTCCAAGCTTAGATGACTACCCAGAGATGCAGCCTTCTCCCAAGAAGCCAAGGATAGATGCATTATCACCGGATTCAGAGCGTGATAGAACACAACCCGAATTCGAATCCCATTTGATCGGTCCGTGGGATCAAGAAATCTGTGGGAAAAACATATGCGGTGTTGCATTCCCAGTGGAGGAGTTCAAAGCAGACCCTGGTATGAGCAAGTCATAA
- the LOC136515929 gene encoding uncharacterized protein — MDGPGIRRKQYGFKSNAHQGAGAATSTSSGKRKGKASAGGGCGKKPPIKLVFIGNPVRVTTSEAGFRALVQELTGRHADPYKYSGGGGSSGAAIDVDADDSSGGSPVEPHHQAGAMLLPSPVSTPSSDSASAAAAAHVDDDSFAPQLIDNSYSVFSPPTFLYGPHGEL, encoded by the coding sequence ATGGATGGGCCGGGGATTCGCAGGAAGCAGTACGGTTTCAAGAGCAATGCTCACCAAGGCGCGGGGGCGGCGACTAGCACCAGCTCGGGCAAGCGCAAGGGGAAGGCTTCTGCTGGCGGCGGCTGCGGAAAGAAGCCACCGATCAAGCTGGTGTTCATCGGCAACCCCGTGCGGGTGACGACCAGCGAGGCGGGCTTCCGCGCGCTGGTGCAGGAGCTCACCGGCCGCCACGCCGACCCGTACAAgtacagcggcggcggcggcagcagcggtgCTGCAATCGACGTCGACGCCGACGACAGCAGCGGGGGCAGCCCGGTGGAGCCGCATCATCAGGCGGGCGCGATGCTGCTGCCCAGCCCTGTCAGCACCCCGTCGTCGGACTccgcctccgctgccgccgcggcTCACGTCGACGACGACAGCTTCGCGCCGCAGCTGATCGACAACAGCTACTCCGTGTTCTCGCCGCCGACGTTCCTCTACGGCCCGCACGGCGAGCTGTGA